The genomic region TACCAGTTCCAGTGTGGGCAGAACACTGATAGCGGGCGGATCATTTTCGGCCAGGATAGTCACCTTGAAGGCATCAAAAACCACCACGCTGGTATCGCCAGCATCCCGGGCCGCAATCACGAACGACCGGCTGCCGTGCCAGTCAGGGGCTACCGTCAGTACCAGCTCATCGCCCTCTTTCGCCAGACGCACTGCGTCGTCAGTGGCCGGCGTGTAGATCGTATAATGGGTCACAACTGTGTCCAACGCCCGGTCAGGATCGACGAAGATCTCAGACAACCTCCCGAGTACCACGGTACCTGGATCCTCCCGCAACACGATATCGGGAATGGGGGCCGCCAGCCGGGGCAGGTCATTCACCGCAGTCACAGCCAACCGGAACGTATCGGCAACCACGTGTCCCAGCTCGTTGACCGCCTGGACCACCACCTCACCGATTCCGTGGTAATCAGGGGTACCGGCCACCATCAGGTGCCCATCCGGCTCCACCACCAGCTGCATCCCCTGTCCAAAGGGGTGGAAGAGGCGGTAGGATACTTGATGATTGGCATCGTCGAATACCCTGGTCAAATCCGCCACCGGGTACCAGCCGGGAAAATCTTCCTGGATGGTGAGGTCCGGGATAACCTCCAGCCGCAGCAGGGGCCGGTCCAGGCCCCGGCCCTCGAAGGTGACCGGCAGCTCCTGGGGCTCGTCAAAAGTGCTATACCGCAATACCGCGGCACCTTTATAGTCCTGCATCTCGCGGGGACGGAAATAAAGCGGGATATCAAGCGTGTCGCCGGGCGCAAGACTGAAAACCAATGGTGGAAAGGAAAATACCTCCCGCCCGGCTGCCAGCTCTACGGCGAAGCTCACCGCTGAAGCGCCCCGGTTTTCCACCTCCAGCGGACGCATGGCCGTCAGAAGGACTGGCTGGGGGCCAAAATCTACCTGATGGATTGAAACCGAGAGCGGCAGGCTCACCTCCGCCCTGATGGTCAGGAGTATATCCGGCAGGCTTCCCGGCCCGGCGCCCCGGTCCGGCTTCAACTGCTGGCTGAAGGGAATTGCTGCCAGGTATAACCCCATTGACCGCGGTGAAAAAACTACTTCCAGATAGGCGGTTGCACCGGGCTCCACTTCCAGCTCAGCAGGTGTCTCGATCCACTCGGTCGGCCCTCCCCCGCCTTCAATGGCTGTGCTTTCCTCGTCGCCCTCGCCCAGATTGACCCGGCGCAGGACAACGGTTTCACCCGAGCCGTTACCCACCGCTACCCGCCGCCGATAACTGCTGCCAGCAAACACGTGGCCGAAGTTCAAAGTGTCCTCGACGAAATAGGCTGGCTGGAGGGCTTCGCCCTGGAGCCCAATGGCTACCTCGCCGACCACCTCCCCTACCCGGTAGGGTAGGCGAATCCGGGAATCAAGCAGGCCGGCAGATGTGGGCCACCACGATACCTTGAGCATCACCGATGACTCGCCCGGCATGATCTGAGGCACTGGCGACAGCTGCACCTCAGGCGGCAGGGACGGCTTGGCAGGAAAGGTGATGGGCAGGGTACCGATATTCTGGAGCTGAATAAAATCGGTCCTTTTGGAACCCGCGTAGCTGACCGGCCACAATAGAACCGACGGCGTCACCTGCAGCGGCGGTCTGGGCGTGGCGTTCAACGCAATGACCAGGGCATTGGTCACATTGTATTGGGGCGAGGCCCAATGGAAAATTACTTCCAGGTCGTGGGTGTCCAGGTCCACCTGGGTATAGGTGACCGGAAAGCGGACAAATTGCCCGGGACGGAGTGTCTGGAAGGGAAGGGTTACCTGTACAATCCTTTCGGGAAAGGTGAGAGAATCCAGCCTGATCAGCCCTTCGCCAAGATTGGCCAGATCCATGAACAGGGTGCGAGACTCTCCTGGTAGCAGCTCCTCAAAAAACAGGTAATCCGTGCTGGGACTGAGCACCGGCCCGGGAGCGTAGACCTCCGCGGTCTGGGCACCAGCCGTATCCGGCAAAGGATGTACTTGGTCCAGCGTATCGGCCTGCCAGGCATAAAGATGGTCGGTTAGACCGAGGATCAAGGCAAGCACGACGGTCGAGAGTCCGCGCCGGACTGAACTTGCAGGAATCACGATGGTAAAATTTACAACCTCCAGGAGAATGATACACCCGGGTGGGTGATATTCGGCGGTTGTGTCCGGGGATTAAATGGCGTGACCGATCCTCAGTCGAAATCTCAGGCGAGTGTCGTAAGGATTGGTCCCCAGATCAAGGGCCACGACGTACAGGATAGGGACGAATACGCGCAGTCCCAGGCCATAGCCCACCAGAGGCTGGGCCTGCCACAGGGGTTCCGCGGGACCATACCCCCAGCCAGCATCCACGAACAACACTCCCGACAGCCCCAACTCCATCTGCCAGAGAAGCCGTCGGGGTATCAAGGTCTGGCGCAGTTCCATGCTGGCGGCTGCGAGGCTGTTGGTTTCCTGCCGGCCTTGTACCTCAGGCGGATTCTTCCGCGGATCGACCCGGTAGCCGCGCACCCAATAACCGCCCACATACTGTTTGGCATAAAAGGGCGTTTCCTGAAGGTAATGTGCCACCGTCAGGCCCATACCGAAAACCAGCGGCCGGGGACCCGGGCGTAGAGGGTAAAACCAGGCACCCGCCACACGGACGTAGGTATAAGTAGGTGATTCCTTGTCCAAGCCTATCGCCGGCGAAACGTACAGGTTGAACCGGTAGCCTTGAGTGGGATCACGCCAGATATCGGTAGTGCGCAGAAGGAAGTCAAATTTGGATTGGAAAAAGCGGTGTACGGTGTCCTCGCGCCCACTTTTATCAAGCCAGTGAATCCTGCGCCGCTCCAGGCTCACCGCCCCCCATATACTCACTGTCTTCAACCGCGACATCTTCCCCAAACCCAATTCCAGGTCCTGAATCCGCGTGCGGAAGTTATGCACCGGATGCCCCCGATAAATCTGCAGCAGCCAGCCCGATACGCCGATCTGGTTACCGACCAACCACGGATCGGAGAAGACGAGCGCGTGGCTTTTTTCCGCCCCGTAGGTGGCGCTGATATCTAACCGCTGGTTTAGCCCCCGGAAATTGAGATAGCTCAACGCCCCACCATAGGACCAACCCAACTCATCCAGGTAATAAAATATCGGCACTGGCACCATTCGGATGGTCTCCACTACTTCTACCACCAGGGCTGCCTCTCCCGGTGCAGTCGGCCGGGGGTAGAGGTCCACCCACTCGAAAATGCCCAGGTTGTAGAGGCGGTCTCGATCCTTGCGTGCCAGAGTGGAGTCAAACGGCTGGTTAAGCGGGTGCGACAGCTCCCGGATGATAATGTGCTCCCGGGTCACTTCGTTGCCTTCCACGACCACACTGGTGATGAGCAATCCCTCACCCTGGGCGAAGAGCCCGGTGGCGGCCAGCAGCAATGGGAGCAGGCGGCTAAACACCACCCAATCCCTAGAAATAGTTGTGCTGCACGACATGGGTAGGTATTACTCCTGGAACCCTCACCATTTAATGATAAACAAACTACACTGGTGCATGGGTGGAATCAAGGATAGACCCTGCCGGGACGGCGTGACAGGTGGGCTTTCATTGCCGAAAACCGTCCGGCGGTGGAGGTTAACTCCTGGATATATTCAGTTCGTCCAGGCAATGAGCATCGGTCTCCCCTGGTAGGCTCTGGAGCATTAAAAAGGGCCTCACCTGGGGCGGCGAGACCCTTTTGGTTCAGGGGATTAGAAGAATTGTTGGTTACTTACGGCCGCGGGCCATCTTGGCTCGTGAAACGTCGCCGTTCTTATCAACGAAGTACAGGTAGCCGGGCTCACGCCGAACACTAGCATCAGCCACCTTTACGGCATCCCCACCTTTCTGGCCAGCCCGGGCCATCTTCGAACGCCATACGTTGCCGTCTTTACCCAGATAATACAAATAGCCTGGTTCCTTCCTCACGCCAACAACTTTGACCTTCTCTGCCATAACTGGGTTCTCCTTTTTAGTGGGTTATCAGATTAAACCTATACTGGGCCTCTCTCGACGGAGAATTTTGATCTGCCCGTCGAGAAAGTCAAGAAGTTTTACCTGCCATTTTGCAGCAGCAGACAAAATGCGCCCAAGGTGCATAACTACCAAAAAAAACAACACTCTCGGTACTATGCCCATCTTCCCGCGCCCAGCAAAAACCCACCTGAACATCGTGTACCGGCACACAGAGCAATCCATCCAAAATGCAGTGGCAGGAGTCCCGGTCATAGCCCTCATAGAAGGAGGCGGCCTGCAGCATTAGCCCTCCACGGCCCGCAGGAACCGCCCGACATATACCACAAGCCCCACTCCCTCCCGGAGGGTTCGCCACAGGCTCCCGCCATTGCCCAGCCCCTTATGGCTG from Candidatus Neomarinimicrobiota bacterium harbors:
- a CDS encoding BamA/TamA family outer membrane protein, which codes for MSCSTTISRDWVVFSRLLPLLLAATGLFAQGEGLLITSVVVEGNEVTREHIIIRELSHPLNQPFDSTLARKDRDRLYNLGIFEWVDLYPRPTAPGEAALVVEVVETIRMVPVPIFYYLDELGWSYGGALSYLNFRGLNQRLDISATYGAEKSHALVFSDPWLVGNQIGVSGWLLQIYRGHPVHNFRTRIQDLELGLGKMSRLKTVSIWGAVSLERRRIHWLDKSGREDTVHRFFQSKFDFLLRTTDIWRDPTQGYRFNLYVSPAIGLDKESPTYTYVRVAGAWFYPLRPGPRPLVFGMGLTVAHYLQETPFYAKQYVGGYWVRGYRVDPRKNPPEVQGRQETNSLAAASMELRQTLIPRRLLWQMELGLSGVLFVDAGWGYGPAEPLWQAQPLVGYGLGLRVFVPILYVVALDLGTNPYDTRLRFRLRIGHAI